The Halichoerus grypus chromosome 3, mHalGry1.hap1.1, whole genome shotgun sequence genome segment CACCACCCACACCGTGGCTGGCCACAGACTGACCACGGACACAACGGTACCACACACCGCCCTCGGCGCACTTCGCATTCGACACAACCGATGCAGTTAAGatacatattaagaaaaataaatattctgcgCCCCGTATTTACAAGGATCAACTGTTCTGTCCCCTGCCCCTAATTACTACAAAATCAGGAAGCTATGATTTGACAATTAAGCACAGTATTAGCTGTTAGTGTCAGTCTGGCACAGACGTGGTGCTAAAAATCCAGAATCTTACCGAAccatatttataaatacacaaaGTTGCAAACCTTAATGGGCTTAGATGAAGAGGATTTTTTAGAGAAAGCAGAAATGATTTTGCTTGGGTTCCCCGACCCCTTTCACAACAAACCAACGCCCCTGCCATGTccaggcggggagggggaggcgtgTTGTCCGTGTTCAGGTCGCTCCCTGGCGACGGCACAGCGCGGTGAACCCCTTCCACCGGGAGGGCGGGCGGCAGGCAGGGTGCCTTCAGAACTTGAACAGGTCGATGAAGTGCTGTGGAGACACGGGCATGAAGCAACTGTCGGGGTCGGTGGCGGTGCAGGGGTGCCCCGAGTCCTGCGGGAGCAGAGGAGAGGCGTCACCACAGAGCGCCCGGCCCCATCACAGCGCCGTGTGGAGCACGCGGACCCGCGTTCCAAAGACGGACAGCCACGGGGAACTGGCAGCAGAGACAGGTGGCCCAAGCCAGAGGGCCCAGGACCGGGGgttccctgcctccctggcctggccccaCACCTCCATTCCTGCgctgtccctctgctcccctcctggCGCCCCCTGGGGGCTCACACTCGCTGGAGACCGGGATCCTGTTCAACAGGAAGAGTGGCTAAGGGAACAGGTGCTCCGCCCCTAAGACCGACAAGCTTAAAAGGAGGAGGAGCCTAAAGAGCACAGGCCGAGTCGGCCCGCGAGGCACCTGCCGTGGGGGCACCGGTGCCTGAACGAAACCTCACGGACACGACTACAATTTCCCCCTCAGCACAACGTCCCCCCAAGGACCTCCCGAGAACGGCTCGCAGGGGCGGTTCTGGCCGGCTGGGAGCATGCATGCACGCGACACAAGGCCTGGTCTAGCAGAGGTACCTTGAACAACAAAGCAAGGCGGCAGTCCTTTGAGATCGTGGAGAAAGAACCAGGAGGagtgcagggaagggagggagagaaaggaaaaccaacGTTAGAGAGCAGGCCGCACGGGCATTAGCTTGGACGGCAATGATCCACAAACACAGGGGAAACCATCCGGTAACTCGGGGGCAGTGAAGACGTTCGTAGAGCCAGCGCGTGGAGCACGAGGACCCGACCGTCCTGACACCAGGACCGGCACTGCCCTTGCCTTGGGAGCCTCGGCTGAACACTGGCCAGGCTGCAGCCCGAACCACTCACGACCCCAAAGCACACGCAAAGCGAGGCTGAAGTCTCCAGTTTGTACCGAAAACATCTGTAACACATTCTGGAAGGTCATTCGTTCTCCCTCACATCCCCGCATCTGGGTTGCCAAGTGCCCACCGTCCACTGTAGACACTTTCACTCCGGCCTGTGCTTTGTCTGCGCCCCATCCACGCAGCCCGCTGCcttccccacaccctccccagccccccgcccgccccccgcgTGCCGGCCGGCCGTGGTCCTGTAGGCACAGCGTGCGGGCAGGCCGGGAGCCTGCTGCTCATCGCAGAGCCGCCTGTGACCTCTCCCGGTCCCGCCCGGGGCCCCGGACCCGCTGCAGACGCTGGTTCTGCATGTACTTTGGTGGCAGATGCTCCACGACAAAGGTCCTGGCCTTACCTGGCTCCCCAGCCTGCCCACACCGGGCTTTCATGGGTGTTTCACACAGAGATTCGGTTGCCCCTGTGTAACCACTGAGGGAGGGCGCCTTCCCAGGGGCCTCCTGAGGCCCTGAGACCAGATCCCACTCAGGGACCTATCCAATGGCACCACGAGGGCACCGTTGTGGGTTTGCGTCGGCCCCACTGAGCCCCAGAGGCAGGGACGCAGGGAGCGGTGAGCCTGGTCCCAGCGGGTGAGACCCCCTGCACTCCTCTGCCGTGTCCACGAGCCCCTGTTGTGTGTGATGTGCACACAAGCCTCCCCTCGCGCCCCAGGGCTGGTGACACGGGCCCGCCCGTGCCCGCCTGCAGCCCCGCTCCCCTGACACACCTGCCACTCCCTCACCCGTCGGACCCAGGCGAGAACACGCCTGCTCACGGACGCTCTGCGTACCGCCGTTCCACTGTGAGACTGGAGCCCTACTGAAACAGACGGCGGGGACCTAGAAAGAAAACCCCACGTGACGCTGCCGACCTTCCATGTCCTAAGTAAACCTCCATTCAAGTAACGCAGGAAGCACCCTCCACACCGCTGCACTCACGGCTCGCCGCGGGCCACCCGAAAAGCACGAGTGACGCTACCGCCAATGTACTCGGAGAAGAGAAAAACCTCAAGGGGTTGTCTCCTTTCCAACAATGCAGAGTTTGCCATGTGAGCCGCCTGACAAGTTACAGATAAACGCACAGCAAAAAGCAGAGCAGGGACGGTGCTGACCAGGCAGGAGCCGACGGCCATCCCCCCAAGAGCGCGGGGGGCCACACCCACGCGGGCGCACACACAGATCACGCTCGCCATCGAGCAAGCAGGGACATCGCATGACAATGTATTCGCGGTCAAGGAGACCGTGGGAACACATCCCAGGATGAAGGAAAACGGACTGTGACATGAATTACCCTCCGACCACGGACAGACTGAGCCCCCGTCTGCGTAGCGGGAAGTCACGGGGTGAAGGGCTGCCCGCACCCCAGGGTACTCGGATTGCAAGTGTGAGTCGGGAGACGCTGGTGCAGTTTTGTCAAATACGAAAACCGCGTGTCGCTCTGAGAGGCTAGGACCTCCCTGCTGCAGGGGCTTGGTGTGGGGGGGAGCCGCAAGGAGGCGCCTGCCCGGGGTCCCGGGGGCACAGGGCAGGAAGCCAAGTGTGGGGCACCCGCTCAGGAGTGTTCTTACTTTATAAAGGACGGGGACGCTTTGGCCCCTTTCCCTCAGGCTGGCAGGAACGCGGCACCGCCCAGGACCAAGTGCCAGGGGCCCCGGTGCCCCTGGAGACCCACGTCCCCGAAGCAGAAACAGACGCTTCACTGCCCGACGTTTCTGACTCAAACCGCGAGCTGTGTGGTTTACTCCCGTGAATCTACTCCCCCGCCCCGACACCTGGTGAAATCAATCTCACGTTCTCATCACAACTTCCCGTTCTTCCCACGCTCACACCTAGCACAGAGGCGGACTCTGCGTGAGCCCCACTGAAGGCGCGAGGCGCTCACCTTCCAGAAGAGGATGCTGCAGTGACGGCAGAAGTGCAGGGTGTCCCCGTACTGCTCCCGGGGCGGGTAGTGCTTCTGGAGCGCGAAGTACATCAGCTTCCACTCCACGTGGCCCTTCTCCGACAGGATCAGATGTCTGCAGAACTGACACACAGACGCCGCTGAGCACCGGCCCATGGCTTCACAGCCCCCGGGGGCCCCGCGGCGTTTCAAGGGCCGCGGAGTGCACAAGCTCAAACTCCCGTGGACTGAACCGGTGAGGGATGAACCACGTGCCCCACGGTGTGTGTACAGCGGGACAGCACGTGGCAAGTGTGAGCACCCTGGTCTGGAAGGACGCCCACGACCTGTCCCGAGTAAGATCACGTCACCTACGTGAGGTACCTAAGGACTTGTACCTGGAGCACACGAGGAGCGCTTGCATCTCTGTACAAGACAACTGATCGAAAACGGGGCAAAGGACCCGGGGCAGAGGTGGCCAGGGCGCCACACTCCCGTCACCAAGGACACAGACGAGGTGCCACTGCACGCCCACTCACTCAGCCacgatggaaaaaaaaaaaacaggggcgcctgggtggctcagtcgttaagcatctgccttcggctcaggtcatggtcccagggtcctgggatcgagccccccatcaggctccctgctcagcgggaagcctgcttctccctctcccactccccctgcttgtgtgctcacgcGCACacgctctctgataaataaatagaatctttataaAAAACCACCACCCGGTAACCAGGAGCACTGGTGAGGGTGTGGGGACACCGGAACCCGCATGCTCGGCGGCCAGCAATGTACGATGGTGCAGCCGCTGGGGACAACGGCGCGGCAGCTCCTGCAAATTTTGACAGCTGCCACGGGACCCAGGATTTCCACCCCTAGGTGCACACCcacgtccacacaaaaacgtGTACGGCAGTGTTCACAGCTGAAGAACTCGTCAAAGCCACAAGGTGGAAACGACCCTGATGTCCACCAGCCGTGGAGCGGAAACGGGGTCCGTCCACAGACAGCGTGCTGACCAGCCCCGGAGCGCGGTGGGGCGCTGCAGGCTGCGGCCGGGGTGATGAGCAGGCGGCCCGCAGCATGGTCCCACTGGGAGGGGAGGTTTTCCAGAGCAGGGAATGGTGCAGGGACAGGGGCCGGTGAGGGGCCGCGTCGGGCTGGTGCTCGCTGCCGAGGAGACGCTGCGGCATGTGAGGAAGCAGGGCGGACAGGATTCAGCCTTGGGAAACGGGGGCTGCCTCCTCCGCGGAGAAGTCGCTTCTCTGTCTACTGCCCTCTGGACCCCTCACACCAGCCTCGTCTGTCCCCAGGGCGTGCGCTTCTGAGACCCACCGCACCGGACCAGCCCCAGCACTCTGGCCTCTCCTTCACCCACACCTGCACTCCCAGCCACCACCCTCCTCCCCGCCGCTGACACGGCTTATCCCCCCTGCAGCAGGCCCCTCCAACAAACCCCCTGCTCCCAGTGCTTCCGCCGCCATTCTAAGTCCACCGGGAAAGCCCCAGGACGTGGTGTGGCCGCTGCAGCCTCGTGCACAAGACTCTGAGGGCCGGAGGCACCCGCTGTTTTCCCAAGGACACCGCACCCCCAGGCCCATCCTCTCAGACTGACAGCCTCCCCTGGGCCACGCATCCCTGATCCCGTCCTCCTGCTCTTCTGTCTGGGCCGCAGGCAAGCCCGCCTCTGACGTGCTGCATCTGGGCATCTGGCCCCCCCGCACCCCGCCCCATGCCACCCTGTGCGTAGCAGGTGGCCCACACGTGTGTGCGGCTCTCACGGAGCCCCGCGTGACGAGTGAGCAAACCGACACCCAGCAGCTCCCACGCGAGGGCGCTTTGAGGCAGTTCCCACCCTGGGTCTGCAGGCGcggggtgcggggaggggaggccgggAGAGCCGGGTGCAGACgctggggcaggcaggggacaCACGCCAGCCTCCCTCCAGGTGATGCGTCCCGCGCGCCGGGGCCCGAGGCCGCCACACTCACCTGCTTCTCGGCAAAGTGGTACTGACAGAGTTTCTTCCACAGATGCCtgtcctcgctgagcatggacaGCGTCGGGGTCACCTGGCCTAGCGTGACGATGTCCCAGCCATCGGAGAGTCGGTACAGGATGTTGTTGAGCATGTGCAAAGGGAGGTCACTGAGCGTGAGGCCGTCATTCACCTGCGGGAACGGAAACGGACAGGGTTTCACTGCGTGTGATGCCCGGGCGCACCTAGCGGCCCGCTGAGAGCGGGTGCTTCAAAATGCGACGCAGCCGAAGAGACAAGACCAAGGCGTCGCCATCCCTCACACTCGGCCACGTGAGCCCTGAGCCCCCATGTCAAGAGATAGCTGGCCGCACGGGGACCCCGGAGGAGAGGCGGGAGCAGAACAGAGGCCCGTCTGTGCCCTCGGCTCCTCCAGACTCTGTCCGTGTGCAGGATTCGCTCGTCAGACACAACACAGAGACCACGTGGAGAGACGGCAAGGTCCGAGGACAGAGGAAACAAAGCCACCGACCTGCCACCAAGGCCCCGTCCAGCTGTCAGCATCTGGTATCAAACGTAGAAGCCACACCCTCCCTCCCACAAGCCTGCGGGTGTGTCCCGAGAAAGGGCGCGACGTGGTGGGCAGAACCCGTGCGTCGTCCTAtcgggagggaggggaggacgcAGATGGACAGAAGAGGGGAGCACGAGGGGACAGAACAGGGGGCCGGCAGAGGGgtggcagaggggcagggggcagacgACAGTGTCGCAGCCCTGGGCTGGGCATGCACCCACGCCACCTCGCACAGAACGAGCCTGCACACCTGGCCGCAGCCTCGTGCTTCTGACGGGGCTCACTGTCCTTGTCCCCAGTGGTCACCCTGATGACAGCTGGCTTCTTTCCGGCTTCTGCTCTGTTCGGTGACCCCAGCGCCCCCGCACACAGCGCACATCCACGGGGACATGACCAAAGCGGGGCTGCAGGGAGGCGCTCAGAGGCCGGCGGTGCCGTTTTCCGAGTCCCTGCCGCTGCGGCGTGGCCTTCCTGTTAGAGAAATGCTCTCCCGGCACCGTGTGTGCGGGGACCCGGGAGGAGGCGTCCTCTGCCCCCCGGCAGAGTGACGGCTCACGGCTCGTCTCGGAGGACACCTCGGCGGCAACCCTGCCATGGGGTCCTCGGCACCGGCTGCCCGTCTGGGGAACAGCCCGGTGCCCGCAATGTCACCGTGCAGCGTGGTCACGCGTGTGTCTTCGGGTCCCGCCATCCCACGGGCACGTGTGCCTGCGCCCCGACGGGCTGCACGGCGTGAGCGGGTGACAAGGGGCTCACACGGAGCAGGTGTGACCACAGGGTCTTGTGGGCTGGCCCACGGCAGAGCACACACAGATCGCACACGCATGTGCCGATCCCGGCCAGGTCTTCACGCCGTTACAGGAACGACGG includes the following:
- the FBXO25 gene encoding F-box only protein 25 isoform X2; translation: MPFLGQDWRSPGWSWIKTEDGWKRCESWSRDLERETNPRTISHSIILNSDDEEIFSNEEQEYTSKKRKKDHFRNDTDTQCFYREKWIYVHKESTRERHGYCTLGEAFNRLDFSSAIQDIRRFTYVVKLLQLIAKSQLTSLSGVAQKNYFNILDKIVRKVLDDHQNPRLIKDLLQDLSSTLCILIRGVGKSVLVGNINIWICRLETILHWQQQLQNLQVTKVNDGLTLSDLPLHMLNNILYRLSDGWDIVTLGQVTPTLSMLSEDRHLWKKLCQYHFAEKQTSDPVGEGPRGVEADVLRAPEALPAPGAVRGHPALLPSLQHPLLEGLGAPLHRHRPRQLLHARVSTALHRPVQVLKAPCLPPALPVEGVHRAVPSPGSDLNTDNTPPPPRLDMAGALVCCERGRGTQAKSFLLSLKNPLHLSPLRFATLCIYKYGSVRFWIFSTTSVPD
- the FBXO25 gene encoding F-box only protein 25 isoform X1; amino-acid sequence: MPFLGQDWRSPGWSWIKTEDGWKRCESWSRDLERETNPRTISHSIILNSDDEEIFSNEEQEYTSKKRKKDHFRNDTDTQCFYREKWIYVHKESTRERHGYCTLGEAFNRLDFSSAIQDIRRFTYVVKLLQLIAKSQLTSLSGVAQKNYFNILDKIVRKVLDDHQNPRLIKDLLQDLSSTLCILIRGVGKSVLVGNINIWICRLETILHWQQQLQNLQVTKVNDGLTLSDLPLHMLNNILYRLSDGWDIVTLGQVTPTLSMLSEDRHLWKKLCQYHFAEKQTSDPVGEGPRGVEADVLRAPEALPAPGAVRGHPALLPSLQHPLLEGLPPCFVVQGLGAPLHRHRPRQLLHARVSTALHRPVQVLKAPCLPPALPVEGVHRAVPSPGSDLNTDNTPPPPRLDMAGALVCCERGRGTQAKSFLLSLKNPLHLSPLRFATLCIYKYGSVRFWIFSTTSVPD